In the genome of Xanthobacteraceae bacterium, one region contains:
- a CDS encoding ATP F0F1 synthase subunit B (Produces ATP from ADP in the presence of a proton gradient across the membrane. Subunit B is part of the membrane proton channel.) → MLEAELWVAVAFAVFILLVFRFGVHRSILGALDSRGAQIKAELDEAKRLKDEAQKLLAEYKRKAQEAEGEAQAIIAQANTEAKQIAADAKTRMEDFVARRTKMAETKIAQAEQQALAEVRAAAADAAAKAAETILADTAKGAEGEKILDAAIKDVKARLG, encoded by the coding sequence TTGCTTGAAGCAGAGCTTTGGGTCGCGGTCGCCTTCGCGGTCTTCATCCTACTCGTATTTCGCTTCGGCGTGCATCGCTCGATCCTCGGCGCGCTCGACAGCCGCGGCGCGCAGATCAAGGCCGAACTGGATGAAGCCAAGCGCCTGAAAGACGAGGCGCAAAAGCTCCTCGCCGAATACAAGCGCAAGGCTCAGGAAGCCGAAGGGGAAGCGCAGGCGATCATCGCGCAGGCCAATACGGAAGCGAAGCAGATCGCCGCCGACGCCAAGACCCGGATGGAAGATTTCGTCGCCCGCCGCACCAAGATGGCGGAGACGAAGATCGCACAGGCCGAGCAGCAGGCGCTTGCGGAGGTCCGCGCGGCCGCTGCCGACGCCGCCGCGAAAGCGGCCGAGACCATTCTCGCCGATACCGCCAAGGGCGCGGAAGGCGAGAAGATCCTCGACGCCGCGATCAAGGACGTGAAGGCGCGCCTCGGCTAA
- a CDS encoding F0F1 ATP synthase subunit B' yields the protein MASNNHTEVPGGKPPFPPFQGETFPSQIFWLVICFVALYVLLSRVALPRLGKAIEHRKGRIESDLDAANRARNESEAAQAAYEKALADARAKAQALASETNAKLAAESEEQRKSLEAGLKSKLDAAEKQVATTKSAAMANVRTIAVDTAGLIVERLTGKAPAQPAVERAVDAALH from the coding sequence ATGGCATCGAACAATCACACTGAAGTACCGGGAGGGAAGCCGCCGTTTCCGCCTTTCCAGGGCGAAACGTTTCCGTCCCAGATCTTCTGGCTCGTGATCTGCTTCGTCGCGCTCTACGTGCTGCTTTCGCGCGTGGCGCTGCCGCGGCTCGGCAAGGCGATCGAGCATCGCAAGGGCCGCATCGAATCCGATTTGGACGCGGCCAACCGCGCCCGGAACGAGAGCGAAGCGGCACAGGCCGCCTACGAGAAGGCGCTCGCCGACGCCCGCGCGAAAGCGCAGGCGTTGGCTTCCGAAACCAACGCGAAGCTCGCGGCGGAGTCGGAAGAGCAGCGCAAGTCGCTCGAAGCCGGGCTGAAGAGCAAGCTCGACGCCGCCGAGAAGCAGGTCGCCACCACCAAGTCGGCGGCGATGGCGAACGTGCGGACCATCGCGGTCGATACCGCGGGCCTGATCGTCGAGCGGCTCACCGGCAAGGCGCCGGCGCAGCCGGCGGTCGAGCGCGCGGTCGATGCCGCGCTCCACTAA
- a CDS encoding insulinase family protein produces the protein MALALIAGSASATGATTKIERLTSPAGIEVWFVRDDTLPILSMNFAFTGGASQDPADRAGLAYMTAALLDEGAGDLDAKAFQERLENRAISLSFSADRDHFRGSLRVLTEHRAEAFELLRLALSAPRFDQEAIDRIRASVLAGLRRSANDPSDVAAKRWFAKAFPNHPYGRPVAGDEASIAGIERTLLFSYVKKNLARSNLKIAVVGSIDRETLLKQIDQVFAKLPATADLVPVMDAVPQALGESEVIDLNIPQTTITFGGIGLKRKDPDFMPAFVLNHVLGGGSFSSRLYREVREKRGLAYSVYSYLSAPRNSALFFGGTQTRNDRAVEAWQIIESEIRRIANEGPTAEELEQAKSYLTGSYLLNFDTSAKVASQLLEIQLTDLGIDYIDRRNDLVNAVTAEDVRRAANRFLRDGKFLVLMVGRPVPLAKPKGG, from the coding sequence ATGGCGCTTGCTCTGATCGCCGGTTCCGCATCCGCGACCGGTGCCACCACCAAGATCGAACGGCTGACTTCGCCGGCCGGAATCGAAGTCTGGTTCGTGCGCGACGATACGCTGCCGATCCTGTCCATGAACTTCGCCTTCACCGGCGGCGCGTCGCAGGACCCGGCGGATCGTGCGGGCCTCGCTTACATGACCGCGGCCCTGCTCGACGAAGGCGCGGGCGACCTCGATGCGAAAGCGTTTCAGGAGCGGCTCGAAAACCGCGCGATTTCGCTCAGCTTCAGCGCCGACCGCGACCATTTCCGCGGCTCGCTCCGCGTGCTGACCGAACACCGCGCCGAGGCCTTTGAATTACTGCGCCTCGCGCTCAGCGCGCCGCGCTTCGATCAGGAAGCAATCGATCGCATCCGTGCGAGCGTACTCGCGGGCCTGCGCCGTAGCGCGAACGATCCCAGCGATGTCGCGGCAAAGCGCTGGTTCGCGAAGGCGTTTCCGAACCATCCCTATGGCCGCCCCGTAGCGGGCGACGAAGCCTCGATCGCGGGCATCGAGCGCACGCTGCTGTTTTCCTACGTGAAGAAGAACCTCGCACGCTCGAACCTGAAGATCGCGGTAGTCGGCTCCATCGACCGCGAAACACTCCTGAAACAGATCGATCAGGTATTCGCGAAGCTGCCGGCCACCGCCGATCTCGTTCCGGTGATGGATGCGGTGCCGCAAGCGCTCGGCGAAAGCGAAGTCATCGACCTCAACATCCCGCAGACCACGATCACGTTCGGCGGCATAGGCCTGAAGCGCAAAGACCCGGACTTCATGCCGGCCTTCGTGCTCAATCACGTGCTTGGTGGCGGCAGCTTCTCGTCGCGGCTTTATCGGGAGGTGCGTGAAAAGCGCGGGCTGGCCTATTCGGTATACTCGTACCTCAGCGCCCCGCGTAATTCCGCTTTGTTCTTCGGCGGCACGCAGACCCGCAACGATCGCGCGGTCGAGGCGTGGCAAATCATCGAATCCGAGATTCGCCGCATTGCAAACGAAGGCCCGACCGCCGAAGAACTCGAGCAGGCGAAAAGCTATCTCACCGGCTCGTATCTGCTGAATTTCGACACTTCGGCGAAGGTCGCCTCGCAATTGCTCGAAATTCAGCTCACCGATCTCGGCATCGATTATATTGATCGCCGCAACGACTTGGTTAACGCGGTCACGGCAGAAGACGTGCGCCGCGCTGCAAACCGTTTCCTGCGTGATGGCAAGTTTCTGGTGCTGATGGTGGGACGCCCGGTGCCGTTAGCCAAACCGAAGGGCGGTTGA